The region CGTTGCGCCCGGCCCGGTGTGGACGCCATTGAACCCGGCCGACAAGTCCCCGGAAGAAATCACCAAATTCGGCGCCGATACCGACATGCACCGCCCGGCCCAGCCGGAAGAATTGTCGCCGGCCTATGTGTTCCTGGCCTCCCCTGCCTGCTCCAGCTATATCACCGGCATCGTGCTGCCCGTGACCGGCAGCGTGGGCGAATAGAAAGAAACCAGACCATGCCTAGAGCCTTGTGGAAGGGTGCGATCAGCTTCGGCCTCGTGCATATCCCCGTCGAGCTGATCTCGGGCAGCAAGGATCACGAACTCGACCTGTCCATGCTGGACCGGCGCGACTTTGCGCCCATCGGCTTCAAGCGTTACAACAAGCAGACGGGCAAGGAAGTGGTGTGGGACGACATCATCAAGGGTTATGAATACAAGCCCGACGAATACGTGGTGCTGTCCGACGAAGACCTGAAACGCGCCAACGTGAAGGCCACGCAAACCATCGACATATTGACTTTTGTCGATGCGGGCGACGTGCCGCTGACCTATTACGAGCATCCGTATTATTTGCTGCCCGGCAAGGGCGGCGAGAAAGTCTATGCCCTGCTGCGCGAAACCTTGCGCAAATCGGGCAAGATCGGTATCGCCAACGTGGTGATCCGCACGCGCCAGCACCTGTGCGCGCTGGTGTGCATCGACAAGGCCATCGTGCTCAATACCTTGCGCTTTGCCGATGAGCTCCGCGAAATGGACGATCTTGAGCTGCCCGGCAGCACCCTGAAGGCGGCCGGCATTTCCGACAAGGAACTCAAGATGGCGCTGTCACTGGTCGAAGGCATGAGCGAGGAATGGCAGCCCGAGCAATACAAGGACACCTACCGCGACGACGTGCTGGCGCTGGTCAGGAAAAAGATCAAGGCGAAACAGACCAAGACCATTACCGCGCCCGAGCCGGAGGCCGAGGAACAGGAAAAGCCCGACAATGTGATCGACCTGGTGGCGTTACTGCAGCAGAGTTTGGGGAAGAAGGCGCCGGTCAAGGCGGCGCGCAAACCGGCGGCGAAACGCAAGGCCGCGTGATGGTGAACGTGGGTCGAGCGTAGGTCGGGTTAGCGCGCAAGCGCGTAACCCGACAACATTGTTGGCGTCGCTGGTATTGTCGGATTACGCGCGTAGCGCTAATCCGACCTTGTATTATTCCTCTCATGCGGTTGGTGGTGTTGCGAACAACATCGGCCGCTGTCAAAATTCTTGGTAGGCATATCAAGACCGGGTAACTGGATGCCGTATCCGCCCTTAGGCTCAAAGCCAGCGATGTAGATCTCGCACCAGTTACCCACCCTCCATGTCAAGATCGGACAGTATCTTTGGCACCGGCACGCCGGTAGCCCGCATTCACAAGGTAGATCGCAAGAGGACCACAGCATGTTTAATTTAGGAATCGACGTTGCCAAGGCCAAGCTGGACTGCGCACTGCGCCTGCCCAATGGCAAGCACCGTAACAAGGTAGTAGAGAACAATCACAAAGGATTTGCTGCACTGAGCGAATGGCTGCTCAAGCATGATGCCGGCAACCCGAGAGTATGTATGGAAGCGACTGGCACTTACTGGGAAGGGGTTGCCGAATATCTGGCCGGACTTGGCATGGTGGTCAGTGTCATCAATCCGGCACAGATGAAGGCCTTTGGCGCCTCGCGCATGGTACGCACCAAGACCGACAAGGTCGACGCGCAGTTGATTGCCGACTTTGCCCATGAGCGCCAACCGCAGCCGTGGACAGCGCCGTCGCCCGCCGCGCAGGCACTGCGCGCCTTGGTGCTGCGCCTCGAAGCGGTGCAAGCGATGCGGTTGCAGGAAACGAATCGGCTCGACGTCGCGCGAGAAGCGGTACGCCAGGGTATCGAGGATCACATTGCCTGGCTCGACAAAGAAATCAAGGAACTCATTCGCGCCATCAAGCGCCATATCGACGATGATCCGGATTTACGCGATAAGCGCGAGCTGCTCGACAGCATCCCTGGTCTGGGTGAGCGCACGATACCAGTGTTGCTGTCGTACTATGCCGATACCGAGCGCTTCGACAACGCCAAGCAAGCCGTGGCGTTTGCGGGACTCGACCCGCGCCAGCACGAGTCAGGATCGAGCGTACGTGGCAAGCCACGCATGTCGAAGATTGGTCACAGTTTCCTGCGAAAGGCGCTGTACATGCCAGCCATGGTGACCGTATACAGGACACCATGGGGTCAGCGCTTTGGCCAGCGGCTCAGCGCTGCCGGCAAGGCACCGAAACTGATCATCGGCGCCATGATGCGCAAGCTGGTGCACGTGGCATTCGGCGTGCTCAGGTCGGGAAAAATATTTGATCCAACCTTGCACAACGCTTGACGGGGATAACAGTATCTACGTGACATTAACGGGGTAATTCAAACCCCAACTTTTTCATCGCAGCATCAATCCCCTTCGCGCTGCGCGCATAGCTGTCCCACGGCGTATTGCCCACATCCAGCCGGCTGTGCACATTGCTTACATTCCATTGATCCGCCGCTTTCAGCTTGTCGAGTTCCTCCCATGCTAGCGGCACGGAAATGCCCAGGCCCGGCCGCGTGCGCACCGACCAGGCGGCCACCGTGGTGGCGCCGCGGCCATTGCGCAGGTAGTCGATAAAGATCTTGCCGACCCGGTTGGCCGGCCCGCTTTTCACGACAAAACGTTTCGGGATCAGCTCGGCCATATGCGCGACGATGGCCTGCGAGAAGGCTTTTACGGTATCCCAGTCGTGTTTCGGCCGAATCGGCACCACCACGTGCAGCCCCTTGCCGCCACTGGTTTTCAAAAAGGCGGGCAAACCCAGTTCGGTCAGGAAAGCGCGCAGCAGCACGGCCGACTCCTGGATCGCCGGCCAGCCCACGCCCTTCCCAGGGTCCAGGTCGAATACCATGCGGTTGGGCAGCTCGTAGGCCTTGGCCAGCGCATTTTGCGTATGGAATTCGACCACATTCCATTGTGCCGCCGACAGCAAACCTTGCGCGCTGGCCACTTCCAGCATCGACGGGTGCTCCGGGTCCAGTTTGGCATCAAGCTGTTTTACGCCCGGCATTTTCGATACTTCC is a window of Janthinobacterium sp. J1-1 DNA encoding:
- a CDS encoding Ku protein, which translates into the protein MPRALWKGAISFGLVHIPVELISGSKDHELDLSMLDRRDFAPIGFKRYNKQTGKEVVWDDIIKGYEYKPDEYVVLSDEDLKRANVKATQTIDILTFVDAGDVPLTYYEHPYYLLPGKGGEKVYALLRETLRKSGKIGIANVVIRTRQHLCALVCIDKAIVLNTLRFADELREMDDLELPGSTLKAAGISDKELKMALSLVEGMSEEWQPEQYKDTYRDDVLALVRKKIKAKQTKTITAPEPEAEEQEKPDNVIDLVALLQQSLGKKAPVKAARKPAAKRKAA
- a CDS encoding IS110 family transposase, with amino-acid sequence MFNLGIDVAKAKLDCALRLPNGKHRNKVVENNHKGFAALSEWLLKHDAGNPRVCMEATGTYWEGVAEYLAGLGMVVSVINPAQMKAFGASRMVRTKTDKVDAQLIADFAHERQPQPWTAPSPAAQALRALVLRLEAVQAMRLQETNRLDVAREAVRQGIEDHIAWLDKEIKELIRAIKRHIDDDPDLRDKRELLDSIPGLGERTIPVLLSYYADTERFDNAKQAVAFAGLDPRQHESGSSVRGKPRMSKIGHSFLRKALYMPAMVTVYRTPWGQRFGQRLSAAGKAPKLIIGAMMRKLVHVAFGVLRSGKIFDPTLHNA